In a single window of the Desulfuromonas sp. TF genome:
- a CDS encoding radical SAM protein: MSANTEQYIPKWLAWETTQRCNLNCVHCRCSSDLDSSEGDFTTDEAFKLIDDICEISKPVMVLSGGEPLMRKDIFEIARYGTSKGLRMCMATNGTLITEEVCRQMKEADIKMVSLSLDGSNAAVHDDFRSCPGAFDGVVRGAETLKRNGIKFLVNSSFTRRNQHDIGATFRTAKGLGATAWYMFMIVPTGRGEEIMNELISKEDYEEILAWHYRQEKEESEILMRPTCAPHYYRIVPQMAKAEGVAFERRSLTFSTGGGKGCIAAQTICLIDCFGNLKPCSYFHSSVGNVKQVPFRDLWFNSKVFNDLRDFKKYSGKCGECEFVNVCGGCRARADAVYGDYMAEEPFCNYIPERTRKRMEKEAAENAAK; encoded by the coding sequence ATGTCCGCAAATACTGAACAGTATATTCCCAAGTGGCTTGCCTGGGAAACCACCCAGCGTTGTAATCTCAATTGCGTGCACTGCCGCTGCTCCTCCGACTTGGATTCCTCGGAAGGGGATTTCACCACCGATGAAGCCTTCAAGCTGATCGACGACATCTGCGAAATCTCCAAGCCTGTCATGGTTCTCTCCGGCGGCGAACCGCTGATGCGCAAGGATATTTTCGAGATCGCCCGCTATGGAACCTCCAAGGGGCTGCGCATGTGCATGGCCACCAACGGGACCCTCATCACCGAAGAGGTATGCCGGCAGATGAAGGAGGCCGACATCAAGATGGTCTCCCTCTCCCTCGATGGCTCAAACGCCGCCGTGCACGACGATTTCCGCAGCTGCCCCGGCGCTTTCGACGGGGTGGTGCGCGGCGCCGAGACCCTCAAACGCAACGGCATCAAGTTCCTCGTCAACTCCTCCTTCACCAGGCGCAACCAGCACGATATCGGTGCCACCTTCCGGACGGCCAAGGGGCTGGGGGCGACCGCCTGGTACATGTTCATGATCGTCCCCACCGGCCGTGGCGAGGAGATCATGAACGAGCTCATCTCCAAAGAGGACTACGAGGAGATCCTGGCCTGGCACTACAGGCAGGAGAAGGAGGAGAGCGAGATTCTCATGCGCCCCACCTGCGCGCCTCACTACTACCGGATCGTGCCGCAGATGGCCAAGGCCGAAGGGGTCGCCTTCGAGCGTCGCTCGCTCACCTTCTCCACCGGAGGCGGTAAGGGGTGCATCGCCGCGCAGACCATCTGTCTTATCGACTGCTTCGGCAATCTCAAGCCCTGTTCCTATTTTCACTCCTCCGTCGGCAACGTTAAGCAGGTCCCTTTCCGCGATCTCTGGTTCAACTCCAAGGTCTTCAACGATCTGCGTGACTTCAAGAAGTACAGCGGCAAGTGCGGCGAGTGCGAATTCGTCAACGTCTGCGGCGGCTGTCGGGCACGGGCCGACGCGGTCTACGGCGACTACATGGCCGAGGAGCCTTTCTGCAATTACATTCCGGAGCGCACCCGCAAACGGATGGAGAAGGAAGCGGCGGAAAACGCGGCGAAATGA